A segment of the Pseudomonas versuta genome:
TCTCTCAACGACTCAAGCCTGGGCTTGACCTTCAGCCAGGAAGAACCAGGTTTCCAGCACGGTGTCAGGGTTCAGGGACACGCTTTCAATGCCCTGCTCCATCAACCACAGCGCCAGATCCGGGTGATCAGATGGGCCCTGGCCACAAATACCGATGTACTTGCCAGCCTTGTTGCACGCCTGAATGGCGTTGGACAGCAGCTTTTTAACTGCCGGATTACGCTCGTCGAACAAGTGGGCAATCACACCGGAGTCGCGGTCCAGACCCAGGGTCAATTGGGTCAGGTCGTTGGAACCGATGGAGAAACCGTCGAAGAATTCAAGGAACTCTTCAGCCAGAATCGCGTTGGACGGCAACTCGCACATCATGATGATGCGCAGGCCATTTTCCCCACGCTTGAGGCCGTTTTCAGCCAGCAGGTCGATGACCTGGCTCGCCTCACCCAGGGTGCGCACGAAAGGCACCATGATTTCGACGTTGGTGAAGCCCATCTCGTTGCGTACACGCTTAAGGGCGCGGCACTCGAGCTCGAAACAATCGCGGAAGTTTTCGCTGATTTAACGCGAAGCGCCGCGGAAGCCCAGCATCGGGTTTTCTTCTTCGGGCTCGTACAGCTTGCCGCCGATCAGGTTTGCGTACTCGTTGGACTTGAAGTCCGACAGACGCACGATCACTTTCTTAGGCGTAAATGCGCCAGCCAGAGTGCTGATGCCTTCAACCAGTTTTTCGACATAAAAACCGACCGGATCGTCATAGCCAGCGATACGCTTGTCGACGCTATCCTTGATTTCCTGCGGCAGGCCGTCGTAGTTCAACAGTGCCTTGGGGTGCACACCGATCATACGGTTGATGATGAACTCCAGGCGGGCCAGACCCACACCGGCGTTCGGCAACTGCGCGAAGTCAAAGGCGCGATCCGGATTGCCGACGTTCATCATGATCTTGAACGGCAGTTCCGGCATGGCATCGACCGAGTTCTTCTTGATATCGAAGCCCAGCTCGCCTTCAAAGATAAAACCGGTATCACCTTCGGCACAGGAAACAGTCACGCCCTGTCCGTCTTTCAACAGCTGGGTCGCGTTGCCGCAACCGACCACCGCCGGAATACCCAGTTCGCGCGCGATGATCGCCGCGTGGCAGGTACGCCCGCCACGGTTGGTGACGATTGCACTGGCGCGCTTCATGACCGGTTCCCAGTCCGGATCAGTCATGTCAGACACCAACACGTCGCCCGGCTGGACCTTGTCCATCTCGGACACGTCCTTGATGATCCGGACCTTGCCTGCGCCGATACGCTGACCGATCGCGCGGCCTTCAACCAGCACCGTGCCGGTCTCTTTCAACAGGTAGCGCTCCATGACATTGCCGGCACTGCGGCTTTTCACGGTTTCAGGGCGCGCCTGAACGATGTACAGCTTGCCGTCGTCACCGTCCTTGGCCCATTCGATGTCCATCGGGCACTTGTAGTGCTTCTCGATGATCATCGCCTGCTTGGCCAGTTCGCTGACTTCAGCATCAGTCAGGCAGAAGCGGGCACGGTCGGCCTTGTCAACGTCGATCACTTTGACCGACTTGCCGGCGCTGGCTTCTTCGCCGTAGATCATCTTGATCGCTTTGCTGCCCAGGTTGCGGCGCAAAATCGCCGGTCGACCGGCTTCCAGAGTCTGCTTGTGGACGTAGAACTCGTCCGGGTTGACCGCGCCCTGCACAACAGTTTCGCCCAGCCCGTAGGCGCCGGTGATAAACACTACATCACGGAAACCCGACTCGGTGTCCAGGGTAAACATCACACCCGCGGTCCCGGTTTCGGAGCGCACCATGCGCTGCACACCTGCCGACAGCGCGACCAGTTTGTGGTCAAAACCCTGGTGCACGCGGTAAGAAATCGCACGATCGTTGAACAAGGAGGCAAATACCTCCTTGGCCGCACGGATCACGTTTTCAACGCCACGAATATTCAGAAAAGTTTCTTGCTGACCGGCAAAGGATGCATCCGGCAAGTCTTCAGCGGTAGCCGAGGAGCGCACGGCAACAGCCATGTCCGGGTTGCCCTGGGACAAGGTTGCGAAAGCCGTACGAATTTCTGCGTTGAGCTTCTCCGGGAACTCGGCTTCCATGATCCATTGACGGATCTGGGCCCCGGTCCGGGCCAGGGCGTTAACGTCATCAACATCCAGCGCGTCCAGCGCCGCATGAATCTGATCGTTCAAGCCGCTCAGTTCAAGAAAATCACGATATGCCTGGGAAGTGGTGGCAAAACCACCGGGAACCGAAACACCAGCGCCTGCAAGATTACTGATCATCTCGCCGAGGGATGCGTTCTTGCCCCCCACATGCTCTACATCATGGACGCCGAGCTTATCGAGGGAAACTACGTACTCTACCAAGGTGATCTCTCCACTAACTGTGTTGGAAAAGCTCAGGGCGCTGAATGCTCATCTAGGGGGCATCGCAGCGATTGTGGCCTGGACCTGGAAAATAAGTGAAACTGCCGGCCATGTAGCGCGACAAAATCGCGCCTATCATATCCAACAATCGTCACCAGCTTAAGGCCCAAGGCGCAAATGAAACGATCTGCTTTCTTTATCTCCGATGGCACCGGCATTACCGCCGAAACCCTTGGCCAGAGTTTGTTGGCACAGTTCGAAAATGTGACCTTCAGCAAGTTCACACGCCCCTATATAGATAGCGTGGACAAAGCGCGGGCAATGGTACAACAAATCGATAACGCCGCCGAAAAAGACGGAGTTCGCCCAATCATCTTCGACACCATCGTCAATCAGGACATCCGCGAGATCCTGGCCACCTCCAATGGTTTCATGATCGACATCTTCTCAAGCTTCCTCGCACCGCTGGAGCAAGAGCTCGACGAGCACTCCTCTTACTCGGTCGGCAAGTCGCACTCCATCGGCCACAACTCCAATTACATGGAGCGCATCGAGGCCGTGAACTTTGCCCTCGACAACGATGACGGGGCCCGCACCCACAAGTACGACAAAGCCGACCTGATCCTGGTGGGCGTGTCGCGCTGCGGCAAAACTCCGACCTGCCTTTATATGGCAATGCAATTCGGCATTCGCGCGGCCAACTACCCGCTGACCGATGACGATATGGAAAGCCTCAAGTTGCCGGCAGCCTTGAGCGCGCACAAACACAAACTCTTCGGTCTGACCATTGACCCTGACCGCCTGACCGCCATTCGCAACGAGCGCAAGCCCAACAGCCGCTATTCAAGCTACGCCCAATGCGAATTTGAAGTGCGCGAGGTCGAGCTACTGTTCCAGCGTGAAAACATTCCGCACATCAACTCCACGCATTTCTCGGTAGAAGAAATCTCGGCCAAAATCCTGGTCGAAAAAGGCGTGGAGCGACGCTTCAAATAACCCCCCGCCTTATCCTGTGGGAGCTGGCTCGCCAGCGATGACATCAGTGCGCACGGCCTGATACCCCGGGCCGCCCGCATCGCTGGCAAGCCAGCTCCCACAATGATTGCTCTGTGGCTACGGCGGGTTTAAATCACCAACAAATCCACAAATGCATGAACCGGTGTCGCCTCCAGCGCCGCCTGGTCCTTGCACAGCGCAAAAATCTGCTTGCAACGCTGGCCCACAAACCGCGTCGCCAAATTGGCCTTGAACTTGTCTTCGAGCAACGGAATGCCTTCGGCACGCCGCCGACGATGGCCAATCGGATACTCCACAACCACTTGCCCGGTGCTGCTGCCATCGGTGAAAAACACCTGAATCGCATTGGCAATCGAGCGCTTGTCGGCCTCCAGGTATTCGCGGGTAAAGCGCGGATCTTCAACAATCACCATCTTCTCGCGCAGCTCATCAATGATCGGATGCGCGGCATGAAAATCATCCTCGTACTGCTCAGCCACCAGATTGCCAAAGGCCAGCGGTACAGCCGTCATGTATTGGATGCAGTGATCCCGGTCCGCTGAGTTGGCCAATTTGCCCTGCTTGGAAATGATCCGAATCGCTGATTCGTGGGTTGTAATCACAATTTTCTCGATCTCGTGCAGACGATCCCTGACCTGCGGATGCAAGGTTACCGCCGCCTCACAGGCGGTTTGCGCATGAAATTCGGCCGGGAAACTGATTTTGAACAACACGTTTTCCATCACATACGTGCCGTAGGGCTGTGACAGGCTGAACTGGCGCTGGCCTTCAGGCTTGAGCGCCAGGTCCTTGTTGGTATGGCTGAACAGCACATCGTAGAACCCCCACTGCGGCGCCGTCAGCACACCCGGAACACCCATCTCGCCGCGCATCGCAATATCAGCCAGGCGCACACCCCGACTCGACGCATCCCCGGCAGCCCAGGATTTTCGCGATCCGGCATTGGGCGCATGACGATAGGTGCGCAAGGCCTGGCCATCGACAAAGGCATGGGACAATGCCGACAGCAACTGCTCGCGGTCAGCCCCCATCAGCTTGGCGCAGACCGCTGTAGAAGCGACTTTCACCAACAGCACGTGATCGAGCCCTACACGGTTGAAAGAGTTTTCCAGGGCAATCACCCCCTGAATCTCATGGGCCATAATCATTGCCTCAAGCACCGCCCTCACCGTCAGCGGCGCCTCGCCATTGGCCACGCGCTTTTGCGACAGATGATCGGCCACCGCCAGAATGCCGCCCAGATTATCCGAAGGATGACCCCACTCCGCAGCCAGCCAGGTGTCGTTGTAATCCAGCCAGCGCACGATGCAGCCGATGTCCCACGCGGCCTTGACCGGGTCCAGCCGCAGCGAAGTCCCCGGCACACGGGCACCAAATGGCACCAGCGTGCCCTCCACTATCGGCCCCAGGTGCTTGGTGCACTCCGGAAAACGCAACGCCAGCAAGCCACAGCCCAACGTGTCCATCAGACAGTTGCGGGCAGTGTTCAGGGCTTCAGGCGAGGTGATGGTGTAAGTCAGGACGTAATCGGCAATGTCCTGCAAGACGCGGTCATAGTCGGGACGATTGTTGAGGTCGACGTTGGCACTCATTCGTAATTGCTCCAGTTCGGATAATTAAAAGGTGTGTTCCATCCTCAGGCTCGGCGTGATCATGCGGGTCTGGAGCGCCCGCTCAAGTAGGTTTCTACAGCCAGACAGCTCCCCACTGTAGAGGGCTTAAGTCGTACTTGCGTTCAGCTGCGGGTTAAAAAGGCGTCTGCCAGCAGCCGGTTGCGCGCCAGCCCCGCCAAAAACAAACGCTTGGCGAAAGCCTCGACACTGTCGGGGTGACCGCAGATCAAAGCGTGAGTCTGGCGCGACTCCACCCGTATCCCGGCCAGAAAGTCCGGTAACCGAGCGCGCTCGACCCGCTCGACCTGCAGATTTGGCTGCGCGACAGCCAGCACCTGCAGCTCTGCCTCCAGGTAGTGTTCGCTATGATCCCGGGCTACGTGCACCAGGCGTATCGGCCCGTGATGGTGCTGACGCAGCGCCTCGCGCAGTACGCCATATAAAGGCCCCAGCCCGGTGCCGGACGCCAGCAGCCAGAGAGGGTGCTCCTGCCAGTCGGGGTCGTAACGCAGGGCGCCGCCACGCAGCTCCCCCAAACGCAGCGGATCGCCAACCCGCAACTGACGCGCGGCACTGACAAACTCACCGGCATGGGCGCAATCGAGGTGAAACTCCAGAAACCGGTCTTCATCAGGCAGGCTGGCTAATGAATACGGACGCGCAACACCGTTGGCTGTCCACAACACCACATGCTGACCGGCGCGATAACGCAGCGAGCGCCCAGGCAACAAACGCAAGCGCAACACCGTCGGGCTCAACCAGTCGACACTCAGCACCTCGGCGGGCAAGCCGTCGCGCATCGGGTCAAAGGCCTCAAGCTGCAAGTCTTCCACCACCTGACACTGACAAGCCAGGCGCCAGCCTTGTTCACGCTGGGCGCGGCTCAATGCCTCGGGTTTGAGGTCGGCAGGCTCGCCACGCACACAACGCACCAGACAGGCATGGCAACTGCCGGCACGGCAGCTGTAAGGCACCGCCACACCGGCCTGATTGAGGCTATCGAGCAAATTGGCATCCTGGCAAACCGACCAGCGCCGGTCAGCGACGTGTAACTCGGGCACTTCATATGTCCTGTAAAAGATTCAGTGTGGCGGGTAGCAGTTGCCGCAGGCTACGGCCGATTGCAAAGCGATCGTAAATGCTGAGCGTGCGCCTGAACTGAAGGATCGCGGTAGCTGATTCTACGACGGCTTCGCCGCCGCACGCAGCCTTCGCCAGCGGCTACAAATCCACCCGACGTTCGTTTATACCCCCCGCAGGTGTATCAAGACGTGCACCGCGTTATACTGCCGCGCCTTTTTGGTGCCGGTCATCCGTGCCCGGTATGCCCAGCAAAGATGTTTTCGACAGACCGATAGACCAAGGTCGCAAACACCTTATTGAATGTTCCCGTCTTATAGAGGAGCGCGACCCATGACCGTGATCAAGCAAGACGACCTGATTCAGAGCGTTGCTGACGCCCTGCAATTCATTTCCTACTACCACCCCGTGGACTTCATCCAGGCCATGCACGAGGCTTACCTGCGCGAAGAATCGCCAGCGGCCCGTGACTCGATGGCGCAAATCCTGATCAACTCGCGCATGTGTGCCACCGGCCACCGCCCGATTTGCCAGGACACCGGCATCGTCACCGTATTCGTGCGTGTGGGCATGGATGTGCGCTGGACCGGCGCCACCATGGGCCTGGACGACATGATCAACGAAGGCGTGCGTCGCGCTTACAACCTCCCGGAAAACGTCCTGCGGGCTTCGATCCTGGCCGACCCGGCCGGTGCTCGCCGCAACACCAAGGACAACACCCCGGCAGTTATCCACTACTCCATCGTTCCGGGCAACACCGTGGAAGTGGACGTAGCGGCCAAGGGCGGCGGCTCCGAAAACAAGTCGAAAATGGCCATGCTCAACCCGTCCGACTCGATCGTTGACTGGGTGCTCAAGACCGTTCCGACCATGGGTGCGGGCTGGTGCCCACCGGGCATGCTCGGCATCGGTATCGGCGGCACGGCTGAAAAAGCGGCGGTGATGGCCAAGGAAGTGTTGATGGAGTCCATCGACATTCACGACCTGATCAAGCGCGGCCCGTCCAGCCGTATCGAAGAGATGCGTATTGAGTTGTTCGAGAAGGTCAACCAGCTGGGCATCGGCGCCCAGGGGCTTGGCGGCCTGACCACAGTACTCGACGTAAAAATCATGGACTACCCGACCCACGCCGCTTCCTTGCCGGTGTGCATGATCCCGAACTGCGCGGCCACCCGCCATGCGCATTTTGTGCTCGACGGTTCCGGCCCGGCCGAGCTGGAGGCACCACCGCTGGACGCCTACCCGCAAATCGTCTGGGAAGCAGGTCCATCGGCGCGCCGTGTAGACCTGGACACCCTGACCCCGCAAGACGTGCAAAGCTGGAAGCCGGGCGAGACCGTTTTGCTCAACGGCAAAATGCTCACCGGTCGCGACGCGGCGCACAAGCGCATGGTCGAAATGCTGAACCGTGGTGAAACCTTGCCGGTCGACCTCAAGGGTCGCTTCATCTATTACGTGGGCCCGGTTGATCCGGTCGGCGACGAAGTCGTTGGCCCTGCCGGTCCGACCACAGCCACGCGGATGGACAAGTTCACCCGCCAGATCCTTGATCAGACCGGCCTGCTGGGCATGATCGGCAAATCCGAGCGCGGCCCGACCGCTATCGAAGCGATCAAGGACCACAAAGCCGTGTACTTGATGGCGGTTGGCGGTGCAGCGTATCTGGTGGCTCAAGCCATCAAGAAATCGCGCGTCGTGGCCTTTGCCGAACTGGGCATGGAAGCGATCTACGAGTTCGACGTTAAAGACATGCCGGTGACCGTGGCTGTCGACAGTAAAGGCGAGTCGGTACACATCACCGGCCCGGCAATCTGGCAGAAGAAAATCAGCGAAAGCCTGGCCGTTGAAGTGCAGTAAGCCCTTCTAAGCCAGACACAAAAAAACGGCCGGGTTAATCACCCGGCCGTTTTTTTATGCCATTTACCTGTAGGAGCGAGCTTGCCTCGCGAGCTTTTCGTTGCTGCGCTAAAAAGCTCGCGCCTACAAGACGTTAAAACGCATTACGGAAGATCTCTTCAATCTGCCCCTGGTCCGCCTTGCGCGGGTTGGTGAAACCACAGGCATCTTTCAGCGCGTTGGTTGCCAACATCGGGATGTCATCCACCTTGGCCCCCAGATCCCGAAGACCCGCTGGAATTTCAACATCCTTGGCCAAGGTGCGAATTGCCGCAATGGCTGCTTGCGCGCCCTCTTCCGGGCTCAAACCCCGTATATCGGCACCCAGCGCGTGGGCCACATCGGTCAGGCGAGCCGCACACACATGAGCGTTAAAGGTTTGCACATGGGGTAGCAGTACCGCGTTGCACACCCCGTGCGGCAAGTCGTAGAAGCCGCCCAACTGGTGCGCCATGGCGTGAACAAAACCCAGCGACGCATTATTGAACGCCATGCCTGCCAGGAACTGCGCGTAGGCCATGTTCTCCCGAGCGGTGAGGTCTTTGCCGTCGCTTACCGCCTGACGCAAGTTCTGGCTGATCAGCTGCATGGCTTTAATTGCACAGGCATCGGTAATCGGGTTGGCCGCGGTCGACACATAGGCTTCCACAGCGTGGGTCAGCGCGTCCATACCGGTCGCAGCCGTAAGCCCCTTGGGCATTGCCACCATCAGTTGCGGGTCGTTGACCGACAGCAGCGGTGTTACGTTGCGGTCGACGATCGCCATTTTCACGTGGCGCTCTTCGTCCGTGATGATGCAAAAACGCGTCATCTCACTGGCCGTACCCGCCGTGGTATTGATCGAAACCAGCGGCAGTTGGGGCTTGGCCGACTGATCCACGCCTTCGTAATCGCGAATATGCCCGCCGTTTGTCGCACACAACGCAATGCCTTTGGCACAGTCATGGGGCGAGCCGCCACCCA
Coding sequences within it:
- a CDS encoding pyruvate, water dikinase regulatory protein, translated to MKRSAFFISDGTGITAETLGQSLLAQFENVTFSKFTRPYIDSVDKARAMVQQIDNAAEKDGVRPIIFDTIVNQDIREILATSNGFMIDIFSSFLAPLEQELDEHSSYSVGKSHSIGHNSNYMERIEAVNFALDNDDGARTHKYDKADLILVGVSRCGKTPTCLYMAMQFGIRAANYPLTDDDMESLKLPAALSAHKHKLFGLTIDPDRLTAIRNERKPNSRYSSYAQCEFEVREVELLFQRENIPHINSTHFSVEEISAKILVEKGVERRFK
- a CDS encoding fumarate hydratase — its product is MTVIKQDDLIQSVADALQFISYYHPVDFIQAMHEAYLREESPAARDSMAQILINSRMCATGHRPICQDTGIVTVFVRVGMDVRWTGATMGLDDMINEGVRRAYNLPENVLRASILADPAGARRNTKDNTPAVIHYSIVPGNTVEVDVAAKGGGSENKSKMAMLNPSDSIVDWVLKTVPTMGAGWCPPGMLGIGIGGTAEKAAVMAKEVLMESIDIHDLIKRGPSSRIEEMRIELFEKVNQLGIGAQGLGGLTTVLDVKIMDYPTHAASLPVCMIPNCAATRHAHFVLDGSGPAELEAPPLDAYPQIVWEAGPSARRVDLDTLTPQDVQSWKPGETVLLNGKMLTGRDAAHKRMVEMLNRGETLPVDLKGRFIYYVGPVDPVGDEVVGPAGPTTATRMDKFTRQILDQTGLLGMIGKSERGPTAIEAIKDHKAVYLMAVGGAAYLVAQAIKKSRVVAFAELGMEAIYEFDVKDMPVTVAVDSKGESVHITGPAIWQKKISESLAVEVQ
- the prpD gene encoding 2-methylcitrate dehydratase, whose translation is MSANVDLNNRPDYDRVLQDIADYVLTYTITSPEALNTARNCLMDTLGCGLLALRFPECTKHLGPIVEGTLVPFGARVPGTSLRLDPVKAAWDIGCIVRWLDYNDTWLAAEWGHPSDNLGGILAVADHLSQKRVANGEAPLTVRAVLEAMIMAHEIQGVIALENSFNRVGLDHVLLVKVASTAVCAKLMGADREQLLSALSHAFVDGQALRTYRHAPNAGSRKSWAAGDASSRGVRLADIAMRGEMGVPGVLTAPQWGFYDVLFSHTNKDLALKPEGQRQFSLSQPYGTYVMENVLFKISFPAEFHAQTACEAAVTLHPQVRDRLHEIEKIVITTHESAIRIISKQGKLANSADRDHCIQYMTAVPLAFGNLVAEQYEDDFHAAHPIIDELREKMVIVEDPRFTREYLEADKRSIANAIQVFFTDGSSTGQVVVEYPIGHRRRRAEGIPLLEDKFKANLATRFVGQRCKQIFALCKDQAALEATPVHAFVDLLVI
- the yiaY gene encoding L-threonine dehydrogenase; protein product: MTSTFFIPAVNIMGNGCLDEAMTAISNYGFRKALIVTDAGLAKAGVATLIAEKLALQDIDSVIFDGAKPNPSIANVEAGLKVLKQHQCDFVVSLGGGSPHDCAKGIALCATNGGHIRDYEGVDQSAKPQLPLVSINTTAGTASEMTRFCIITDEERHVKMAIVDRNVTPLLSVNDPQLMVAMPKGLTAATGMDALTHAVEAYVSTAANPITDACAIKAMQLISQNLRQAVSDGKDLTARENMAYAQFLAGMAFNNASLGFVHAMAHQLGGFYDLPHGVCNAVLLPHVQTFNAHVCAARLTDVAHALGADIRGLSPEEGAQAAIAAIRTLAKDVEIPAGLRDLGAKVDDIPMLATNALKDACGFTNPRKADQGQIEEIFRNAF
- a CDS encoding iron-sulfur-binding ferredoxin reductase; the encoded protein is MPELHVADRRWSVCQDANLLDSLNQAGVAVPYSCRAGSCHACLVRCVRGEPADLKPEALSRAQREQGWRLACQCQVVEDLQLEAFDPMRDGLPAEVLSVDWLSPTVLRLRLLPGRSLRYRAGQHVVLWTANGVARPYSLASLPDEDRFLEFHLDCAHAGEFVSAARQLRVGDPLRLGELRGGALRYDPDWQEHPLWLLASGTGLGPLYGVLREALRQHHHGPIRLVHVARDHSEHYLEAELQVLAVAQPNLQVERVERARLPDFLAGIRVESRQTHALICGHPDSVEAFAKRLFLAGLARNRLLADAFLTRS